ACCATCCGTCAATGTCACTTTCATGCCTGTCATTGGGAAACCTCCGAGAACACCGTTGCTCAAGCAATCAGCAAAGCCCTTCTGAACAGAAGGTATGAATTCCTTAGGCACGTTACCACCTTTCACCTCATTGATGAACTGCAAGTCGCCTTCTGTGTAGTCTTCGTCCTTAGGAGCGATAGTTACATCAATACAAGCAAACTTACCACGACCACCAGACTGCTTCTTATAAGTTTCGCGGCTCTGTGCCGTACGAGTAATAGCCTCCTTATAATTAACCTGAGGTTTACCTTGATTACATTCTACCTTGAACTCACGCTTCAAACGGTCGATAATAATATCAAGGTGAAGCTCACCCATACCAGAAATAATAGTCTGTCCACTCTGCTCATCTGTACGAACAGTAAAGGTTGGATCTTCCTCTGCAAGTTTAGCAAGACCGTTATCCATCTTGGCAACGTCAGCCTGACTCTTTGGTTCAACAGCAATAGAAATCACCGTATCAGGGAATGTCATGGACTCCAATACAATCGGATGATTCTCATCACAAAGTGTATCACCAGTACGGATATCCTTGAAACCAACTCCTGCTCCAATATCACCTGCATCGATAGAATCCATAGGTATCTCCTGCTTAGAGTTCATCTGGAACAGACGACTGATGCGCTCACGCTTACCGGAGCGTGGATTGTATACATAAGAACCTGCAGCAATCTTACCCGAATAAACACGGAAGAACACCAAACGGCCCATGAATGGATCAGTAGCAATCTTGAAAGCAAGTGCAGAAGTCGGAGCATCCTCTGAAGGTTTACGATCCTCTTCCTCATCAGTATCAGGATTAGTACCTACGATATTCGGTGTATCAAGTGGTGAAGGCAGGAATGCACATACATAATCAAGAAGTGGTTGCACACCTTTATTCTTGTATGAAGAACCGAGCAACATCGGGCAGCACTCCATTGCTACGGTACCCTTACGGATAGCACGAAGCAACATTTCTTCTGAGATTTCCTTACCATCAAGGTAAAGTTCCATAACTTCATCATCAAAGTTTGCTGCACCCTCAACAAGTTTCTCACGCCATTCAGCAGCTTCATCAGCAAGGTCAGCAGGTATTTCTTCTACATCATACTCTGCGCCCATGGTCTCGTCATGCCACAAGATAGCTTTCATCTTAAGCAGGTCTACGACACCCTTGAAGTTTTCCTCTGCACCGATAGGTATCTGGATAGCAATAGGATTAGCACCCAAGATATCCTTCATCTGCTGAACCGTTTCAAAGAAGTTAGCTCCTGAACGGTCCATCTTGTTCACGTAACCGATACGTGGTACATTGTATTTATCAGCCTGGCGCCATACGGTTTCTGACTGTGGCTGAACACCATCAGCAGCAGAATAAGTAGCGACAGCACCATCAAGCACACGCAGAGAACGTTCAACTTCAGCTGTAAAGTCAACGTGTCCCGGAGTATCAATCAAGTTGATCTTATATGACTTGCCCTCGTAGTTCCAGTTACAAGTAGTAGCAGCAGAGGTAATTGTAATACCGCGCTCCTGCTCCTGAGCCATCCAGTCCATTGTAGCTGCACCATCATGAACCTCACCAATCTTGTGAGTCTTACCTGTATAGAACAGGATACGCTCTGATGTAGTAGTCTTACCAGCATCAATGTGGGCCATGATACCGATGTTACGAGTCAAATGTAAATCGCGATTTGCCATTTTCTTTTTACCTTTATTGATTAGAATCTGAAATGAGCGAATGCACGGTTAGCCTCTGCCATGCGGTGCATATCTTCCTTACGCTTGAATGCACCACCCTGATTGTTGTATGCATCCATAATCTCAGCAGCAAGCTTCTCGGCCATTGATTTTCCACCGCGCTTACGAGCGAAAGCAATCAAATTCTTCATTGAGATACTTTCCTTACGATCAGGACGGATTTCCGTAGGAACCTGGAAAGTAGCACCACCGATACGGCGACTCTTTACCTCAACCTGAGGAGTGATGTTATCCAAAGCCTGCTTCCAGATTTCGAGTGCAGGCTTTTCTTCCTTAGCCATCTTCTCTTTCACTGTATCAAGAGCCTTGTAGAAAATCTCGTATGAAATGGTCTTCTTACCATCATACATCAAATGGTTCACGAACTTTGAAACCTTTTGGTCATTGTAAACTGGATCCGGAAGGATCACACGTTTCTTTGGTTTTGCTTTTCTCATTTTGTTTTGAAAAATAAATTCTGCTTGGGGTTGTTATTCATGTTCTTCAATATCCGCACCCGGACATTTACTCAACCTGCGTTCAACAATTCTCCAGCAAAACGTTTGAATAAAAAAATCTTTGGCCTTGTAATTTACTTCTTACCTGCCTTTGGACGCTTAGCACCATACTTTGAACGACGCTGTGTACGGTTTGCAACGCCTGCGGTATCAAGTGTACCACGAACGATATGATAGCGTACACCAGGAAGGTCTTTCACACGACCACCACGAACAAGTACAATACTATGCTCCTGAAGGTTGTGACCTTCTCCAGGGATGTAAGAGTTTACTTCCTTCTGGTTTGTCAAACGAACACGAGCAACCTTACGCATTGCTGAGTTAGGCTTCTTAGGAGTCGTTGTGTAAACACGAACACAAACACCACGACGCTGTGGACAGTTGTCCAAAGCCGGAGACTTGCTCTTGTCTACGATGTCCTTTCTGCCTTTTCTTACTAACTGTGAAATTGTAGGCATAATTTTACTTTTTAATTTATATATTTTATTTTGTTTATTATCAACAGATTACGAACAGCGCTCAATAAAGCCTATTTCGGGCTGCAAAGGTACAAACAAATCTTCAAACTACCTAACTATAAAGACAACATAAAGTCTACATCTTATGCAAATTTGCAAGATATAGGCTTTATTAACATTTATTTTGAATAAATAAAAACCTCTCCCCACTCACTTCCAAGGAGGAGAGTTCCGAACTGATAAGGTTTTATTTGCCAGTAGTTCTTTATGTCCTTTATATAACAGAACACTCAAAACAAGCAGACTTCGCTTATCATTCTCACATAAAACATACAAGATATAGTATTGACATCCCATTCTAAGAAGCCCATCGCAAGTTCATTCTCCCCTCCCTTGGGAGGGGCAGGAGTAGGTGTCAGCGGCTTCCCTACGACTCTGTTTCCGGCATCTTGAATGGCGTGGCTATTCGATCTTGCTGCTCTGGAATTGTGATTTTACCAAACTGCTGCTCGTAGTTATACAGGTTTTCCTGCAAAGCCTGAAGCAAACGCTTGGCATGTTCGGGAGCCATGACGACACGAGCACTGACCTCCGGCTTTGGCATCCCAGGCAACATTGTTGCAAAATCAAGCACAAAATCAGAACTTGAATGCGTTATCAAAGCCAGATTAGCATAGACACCTTTCGCTATTTCCGGTTTCAAATCTATTTGCAGACCCTGCTGCTGATTGTTATCATTTTCCATATATAATAATGTATATAAAAGATTATTGTTTAACTTATGGCAAAGATAAGAAAAAAACTTGAAACCACAAGAAACATCTCATTTAAGAATAGATAACAAATATAGTCACATTCCATTTCCATAAAATAATGCTTTAATCATGATTCACGCTGTCAAATGAGATTTATTCTATAAACATTTTGTAAATTTGCACACAACAGTGGGATTGTTCTATGTCATGCAAATACATGAATACCATGGAAATTCTTAGGACTATATCCCGTCAACGCAATGCAGGCAATTGCAATTTCGAATTAAAATTTGTAATTTTAAGGGTATGGAAATAGCTATCATTGGTGGTGGTGCAGCTGGATTCATGGCTGCTATCACAGCGCAAAAGACTGATCCGGCAAGCAAAGTAACAATCTTTGAACGGGCACAAAAAGTGCTGGCAAAGGTAGAAATGACAGGTGGCGGACGCTGTAATGTCACTAACAGCTTTGCCACTATCACGGATATGAAGCAGGCTTATCCGCGTGGAGACAAGCTCATGAAACGACTGATGAAAACATTCAGCTATGAAGATACTTACAAATGGTTTGAGAAACATGGTGTTCCATTAGTTACACAGGAGGATGAATGCGTCTTTCCAAAAGCACAGGATGCTCATGCTGTCATCGACTGCTTAGTGCGCCAGGCTCGCGAATTAGAAATAACGGTGTGTTGTAAACATCGACTCACAGACATCTGCCAGAAAGAAGATGGAAGTTTTGAACTTATGTTTGAGAAAGCTTCTCATCGCAATTTCCACCGCGTCATCGTGACAACAGGAGGATCGCCCCATGCCCGTGCTTTGGATTATCTTGCTCGTCTTGGGCACAAAATAGAGCAACCCGTACCCTCACTCTTTACATTTAATATCACAGACCGTTCTTTCTGCAATCTGATGGGAACGGTTGCAGACCCTGTTGTGACGGCAATACCGGGCACAAAGATGCGTGCAGAAGGAGCATTGCTTGTGACCCATTGGGGCATGAGCGGTCCGGCTGTCTTGAAATTGTCGTCATATGCCGCCCGCTGGCTCGCAGAACACGACTACAAGTCTCCGCTTGCTGTCAGCTGGACTGGCAGACGGACACAGCAGGAAGTAGAAGAAGAACTCTTGCAATTGCAGACTATTAATCCGCGCAAGCAACTCGGTACACTGCATCCCTTTGGACTTCCTTCACGCTTATGGCTCTATATTTTGAACAAACTTGGTTTGAACACAGCAAAACCATGGGGAGAAATCGGCCGTAAGACACTGAACCGTTTGGTAGAGACGTTAGTCAACGATCAGTACACCATTGCGGGCAAAGGTTCTTTCCGTGAGGAGTTCGTGACTTGTGGCGGTGTAAGTCTTCAATCGGTCAATGTAAAAACGCTCGAAAGCAAAGTTTGTCCGGGTCTGTTCTTTGCAGGAGAAGTTTTGGATATCGATGCCATTACAGGAGGGTTCAACCTGCAAGCAGCATGGACAACAGGAGTCGTGGCAGGGCTATCGGCTGCCAGTCATTGATAAAACAGACTCTCTTTGCAGGATATTAATAAACCATGAATAAAAGTAATACAAGTCATTTGATTTCCGTAGTTATACGCGCTGGCTTCTATAAAAGCTGAGTGTTTGAGTAACAACAAGAAAGAAACAAAGACCAATCAATAAAGAATAAACACCTAATGCAAATCAGCAGCTTAAACACTTCTATTTAATTACCTCGCAATTTGCATCAAATCACCACGCATTTTGAGTCAAATCAGAGTGTGAGTTAAGTCAGATTACAGCGCAATCTGCATCAAATTACACAGAGCTTCTTGTGGAATATCAAAACAAGCTGCTATCAGGCTACTTTCATTAAGGCTACCAACGAATGATACACAAGACATACAAACTTCAACAAACTACGGTAAATCCTTAAAAGCAGAAAGCCCACTCGGACAGTAGAAACTACCAGAGTGAGCTTTCAATCATCTCAAAAAGATAGATTTCTCCATTGGAGAAAAGTTCCTATTTTACTTGAAATTATACATCACACCAATATTGATGTTATTTGTAAAGGTTCCATTCTTCGTGAATGGCAAGCTATGCGGATAGCGAGCTTTCGGCATACGGTAAACCGTGTGGCTATAGAACAAAGAGAGGTTACGATTGAGATTATAGCCAACCTGCCCTCCGGCATTCAACGCTCCATTAAAGCCTCCCGTTCCCATTAACATACTCGGACCGGCATAGAAATAGACATTCCAACGCCGTGCTGGGTCGAAACCAGAGATTGCATTAATAGCATTCAACTGATAATCAAACGAGACAAGAACATTGTTGAAGTGTTCTCTGTATAAATCAGCATCATTTGGGAAGAGCATCTTTTCTGCCATGTATTCGCCCTGCACACGGACAGCGTGGAGAGTTGAGAAGTTATAACCCGCAAATACCATCGCATTCTTGAGAAGGTTGCCCTTCTGATCAGAAAATTTCCATCTCCAGACGGTTGTATTCCAACCCAAGCCACCGCCTGCAAAGAAACCTTGCAACGGTAGATTATGACGCTTTTCTTCTGGGAGATCATCATCATAATTGCGGAATTTCCTGCTACGCATCAACATAGCTACCCCTACATTGAGGCTGAATTGGTTGTGACGATTATCATCTGCAGTAGACAGTTTAAGTGCTGTGAAAGTAGGCTCAAGGGTCACACGCAGGTCATTAGTCAACTTTGTCCAGAGCTGACCACCTAATCGGAACGAATGATAATTTCCTTCAAAAGTATTGACAAAGCCCTTGTTTGTCTTCTTAGCGTGTCCAAGTTCAAAACCACCGAAAAGATTAAATCCAAAACGCGAATCCCAATTATACTGTGAAGAAAAGCCTAACGGGTTGACAAGCAAGTCAAACAATGCACCACGCGTACCAATCAGATAGGTAACAGGCTTATTATTGTAATGTCCATCATTCCAGTTCGCATTAGTTACATGAGCACCACTACGCACTCCAATTGCAGAGTTTGCCCACCAACCTACGAGGAACTTAGAGTCGAAACCTGTCGTCTTGAAACCACTGATAGGCGTCTTACTCATAAATGTAGGACCGAAACTGTATTCCAAGAAGAGTGGGCGTCGTGTTGGTTCATCATTATTGCCACGTGCAATTAAATCATGGAACGCATCAAACGAGTACATCACACCAATATTCAAGTTGTTGGTAAAGATACCATCACGCGTGTAAACCATATGATGTGGATAGCGGTTTTTTGGCATACGATAGACCGTGTGACTGTAGAAGAGTGAGAGATTACGCGACAGATTATAGGTAACCATACCACCAATATTGGCAGCAAAGTCTGCACCACCGTCGCCAAAAAGGAATGTCGGGCCGGCATACATGTAGACATTCCAACGGCGCAAGGGATCGTAACCAGCCATAGCATTGAACAGGTTAATCTGGTAGTCTGCAGAGAAAAGACCGTTATTATAGGTAAATTTACCGATATCATTACCTATACCTTTGAAGAACGCCTGTGCTTCCTTCATCCATTCTATCTGTAAACGAACACTATGCAGAGCACTGAAACGATATCCACCAAAGAGAAGAGCATTTTTGAAAGCATCATGCTGATAGTTTGTAAAACGCCAATCCCATACCGTATTGTTCCAACCGAAACCTAAACCTACGAAGAAACCTCTACGCGGTGTATTAAGAGCAACATCCGGCTCTACTTCACGATAGTTACGGGCACCCTTATCACGAGCCAACAAAGAGAGTCCTAATTTAACGGCATACTCATCATAACGTTCGCGGTCAAGATTGCCATTGTAATGCTCGGTCTGCATATAAGTAGGTTCTAAGGTAAGTCGAAGATCATTGGTAAGCTTCATCCAAAGTTGAGCACCAAAGCGGAAAGCGGTGTAGTTGCCTTCATAAGAACCATTGAAACTTGCTGCGGTCTTTTTCATACCACCGAATTCGTAGCCCGTGAAGACATTCATTCCAAATGGTGCATCCCAATTATAATGACGCGTAAAGCCAAATGGATTGAACAGAAAGTCAATGTTTACACCACGCGTACCTATAAGATTTTTTGCAGGATTACCACCTACCGTACCACTCTTCCAGTCGCCATTCGTCACGTGAACACCAGCACGTACTCCTGCAGCCGGAGCTAACCACCAACCTACAGCAGCTAAAGCATCAAAGCCACGAGTATTACGTAAAGACAGCCCTGCAGACCTACCGACATACATCGGACCGAAACTATAGTCGAAGAATACAGGAAAACGAAGATGATGCAACTGTCCATTATCGGACAGGTAACGCTTATCCTTGTCGAAACGCTTCCAGAAACTGCCTGTATTTACCATATCTGAAAGCTGCTTGGTAAAATTCCACTGATAAGCAAGGTTTATGCCATAACTGAAGTCGGGATCGCTATAGCCAGGATTATCCAACAGGTTGAGTTTGGTTGTACCTACTTTAAAATATGGTTCTAAGGCTATGGAAGCATACGGACTAGCAAAAAACTTGAATTGAACTCCCACATGACCATCAACAGATACACCTGAAGTACTGGCTCCAACAGAAGTCATATCTGCATTCTTCCACGAATTTAATTCTGCGGTCTGAACTCCCAAACCTAAAATTCCTGACACACTGAAAGGACGTTCTGGTCGATACCCCAAAAGATAATTACTGAAATTATAAAGGAAATCGACATAACCACCATAAGAGTTATATTGATTGGTGTTGAAAACCGTTGCTGATGCGTGTGAATAAGCCCAAGTCTTCTCTAACCCTAAACGAAAGGAAACCATTGGGCTGACAACCTTTCCGGCAGCCAGTCTGAGACTGAGTGTTGGTGTAAAAGAAGCTGCATTTGTATTATGATAGAAACCACCTACACCTCCACCGAAATTAATGAAGGTATTATTCCAGAAGTTACCACACATATAACGGTCACCCCTGAAGCGGTGTCTGCTGTCAAGCACATAGTTTAGAGCATTGAAATTCTTCTGCCGAGGAGCACCATAATAAGTAGTATCCTGTTGCTGAGCCAACATAGATTCAGACATTGCATTTTCCAAGTCACTCAAGTCGCGTGCCACTGTATCAGGTTCTTGTATGCCAAACTGACGTACAGAGAAAGGCGGCATCACCTCTGTAGCAGGATTTATTGTAGCCCTACTACTCACAATATACGTTGATACAGATAACAGTAACAAAAATATTCTTTTCATCTTTCTTTCTGTTTTGTCTATTTATTCGGCCTCCTCAGCCTGTTTTTCATCATCATTTATAGATTTCGTAATATACTTGAAGCGTTTTCTGTAGACAGGAATATCTGCCTCTTTATATGGATAACGCTTTCGCAAATCATCATTTACATTTGCCTCCGTTGCATAATATTTCTTGTATGAAGCATTCATGTCAAAGCTATGCTGGAAGTAAGCCAAAAAGTCCGGACAATCTATTGCCTGAAGTTTCAAGGCAACATCTGCACCATATTTATTGACAAGGTCTGCCAAAGTAGCATTCTCCATATCAGGATCGTTTGCTGCAATGATGCCTTTGAGATACCACTTCTTAGCTAAATTGTCGGGCAAAGAGTCTACCAACGGTTCAACTTGTTTATAGGTATAACCAAGTTCCGGTGCGAGTTCAGTGCTCAGGACTGCACGATTAACGGGATTCGTCTGCATGACATATTGAAGAGCCTTTTTTGCACGCATTTCCTCATCTGCAGTTTTATTCTGTTTGAAGAACAAAGTCTGCAAGTCAATCATCATTTTCAGTTCATGGAACTTACCTGTATCAGGCAGTTTGTTTGCGAGGAAAGCAGCCTCTCCCAACTTACGCTTATACAGATACATCAATGCTTGATTAGCAACAATTTCTTTGTAATTGACTGTATATGTATAAGAATTATCGAAAGCAATTGGACGTGAGACCTCAACACCAGCTTGCATATCTATAAACGGAGCCAATATGCTAAGATCTATAGAGTCTTGATCAAGCATATAACAAGCGACACGGTTAGCAATGTAAGCAGCAAACGGACTATACTTTGCCGTCTTACGAACCATATTCTGACGATAAGCCCTGAATACGAGTTTCCTTACTTCTGCAGAATCCTTAATTTGTTTCAGCAAATTGTAATAGTCTCCATTGGAGAATACCTCTGGCCCGTTTTCTGCATAACGCGGGTCATTATAATAAGTCCAAACCGTCTCAACCGGATCAAGGATCTTATTCCTACGAATGGTATATGTACTTCTAATCTTACGCTGGTTCTCCATGATACGCACCACAAGTGGATTACTATCCATCATACGCCTCAGAGCTGCTTTATTGCCAGTCTTCCCATACCCTCTCAGTTCCTCTGCTTCACTTCTTTGACCATGTGCTATCAATGAATCTGCCACATCATCCCAAGTAAATACACGAGGATCCTTAATAACTAAATTCGCACTATTAATCTGGGAGCCAACAATATTCAAAATCTTGCGAGCACGCCTTGCAGCCAGACTTTTAT
The nucleotide sequence above comes from Segatella oris. Encoded proteins:
- the fusA gene encoding elongation factor G, whose amino-acid sequence is MANRDLHLTRNIGIMAHIDAGKTTTSERILFYTGKTHKIGEVHDGAATMDWMAQEQERGITITSAATTCNWNYEGKSYKINLIDTPGHVDFTAEVERSLRVLDGAVATYSAADGVQPQSETVWRQADKYNVPRIGYVNKMDRSGANFFETVQQMKDILGANPIAIQIPIGAEENFKGVVDLLKMKAILWHDETMGAEYDVEEIPADLADEAAEWREKLVEGAANFDDEVMELYLDGKEISEEMLLRAIRKGTVAMECCPMLLGSSYKNKGVQPLLDYVCAFLPSPLDTPNIVGTNPDTDEEEDRKPSEDAPTSALAFKIATDPFMGRLVFFRVYSGKIAAGSYVYNPRSGKRERISRLFQMNSKQEIPMDSIDAGDIGAGVGFKDIRTGDTLCDENHPIVLESMTFPDTVISIAVEPKSQADVAKMDNGLAKLAEEDPTFTVRTDEQSGQTIISGMGELHLDIIIDRLKREFKVECNQGKPQVNYKEAITRTAQSRETYKKQSGGRGKFACIDVTIAPKDEDYTEGDLQFINEVKGGNVPKEFIPSVQKGFADCLSNGVLGGFPMTGMKVTLTDGSFHPVDSDQLSFELVAHQAFKVLCPKAGPVLMEPIMKVEVVTPEENMGDVIGDLNKRRGLVQGMEEARSGARIVKAMVPLAEMFGYVTALRTITSGRATSSMEYDHHAALSTSIAKAVLEEVHGHAELL
- the rpsG gene encoding 30S ribosomal protein S7, translated to MRKAKPKKRVILPDPVYNDQKVSKFVNHLMYDGKKTISYEIFYKALDTVKEKMAKEEKPALEIWKQALDNITPQVEVKSRRIGGATFQVPTEIRPDRKESISMKNLIAFARKRGGKSMAEKLAAEIMDAYNNQGGAFKRKEDMHRMAEANRAFAHFRF
- the rpsL gene encoding 30S ribosomal protein S12, producing the protein MPTISQLVRKGRKDIVDKSKSPALDNCPQRRGVCVRVYTTTPKKPNSAMRKVARVRLTNQKEVNSYIPGEGHNLQEHSIVLVRGGRVKDLPGVRYHIVRGTLDTAGVANRTQRRSKYGAKRPKAGKK
- a CDS encoding DUF3467 domain-containing protein, whose product is MENDNNQQQGLQIDLKPEIAKGVYANLALITHSSSDFVLDFATMLPGMPKPEVSARVVMAPEHAKRLLQALQENLYNYEQQFGKITIPEQQDRIATPFKMPETES
- a CDS encoding NAD(P)/FAD-dependent oxidoreductase; its protein translation is MEIAIIGGGAAGFMAAITAQKTDPASKVTIFERAQKVLAKVEMTGGGRCNVTNSFATITDMKQAYPRGDKLMKRLMKTFSYEDTYKWFEKHGVPLVTQEDECVFPKAQDAHAVIDCLVRQARELEITVCCKHRLTDICQKEDGSFELMFEKASHRNFHRVIVTTGGSPHARALDYLARLGHKIEQPVPSLFTFNITDRSFCNLMGTVADPVVTAIPGTKMRAEGALLVTHWGMSGPAVLKLSSYAARWLAEHDYKSPLAVSWTGRRTQQEVEEELLQLQTINPRKQLGTLHPFGLPSRLWLYILNKLGLNTAKPWGEIGRKTLNRLVETLVNDQYTIAGKGSFREEFVTCGGVSLQSVNVKTLESKVCPGLFFAGEVLDIDAITGGFNLQAAWTTGVVAGLSAASH